The following coding sequences are from one Triticum dicoccoides isolate Atlit2015 ecotype Zavitan chromosome 4A, WEW_v2.0, whole genome shotgun sequence window:
- the LOC119287169 gene encoding histidine-containing phosphotransfer protein 2-like: MAAAALRVQLEALLENMFATGMVDEQFRQLQSLQEGGSASGFVAEVATLFIDDADRIIADIGSLLDQPVVDFDKVDAHVHQLKGSSSSVGAQKVKLACMHFRQFYEAKSKEGCLMALALVRSEFCDVRNKFQTMMQLEQQIEACSPK, encoded by the exons ATGGCGGCCGCCGCGCTCAGGGTTCAGCTCGAGGCGCTCCTCGAGAACATGTTCGCCACG GGTATGGTGGACGAGCAGTTCCGGCAGCTGCAGTCGCTGCAGGAGGGGGGCAGCGCGTCGGGCTTCGTCGCCGAGGTCGCCACCCTCTTCATCGACGACGCCGACCGGATCATCGCCGACATCGGGAGCCTGCT GGACCAGCCCGTGGTGGATTTCGACAAGGTGGACGCCCACGTGCACCAGCTCAAGGGGAGCAGCTCGAG TGTTGGTGCTCAGAAAGTGAAGCTCGCCTGCATGCACTTCCGCCAGTTCTATGAGGCAAAAAGCAAAGAAGG GTGCCTCATGGCGTTGGCTCTTGTTAGGAGTGAGTTCTGTGATGTGCGCAACAAGTTCCAGACCATGATGCAG CTGGAGCAGCAGATCGAGGCCTGCAGTCCCAAGTAG